ATCCTACAAGATCATTGAGGATGAAAAGCTGTTAAAGAATGTACTCAAGAGGAAAATAGAGGATCTGGAACAAAAAACAGTTAAGAAGGTGAAAAGGGATACATTACAACAGTGATAGTGAAAATATATAGATAAAAGTTCCTATATAAATAATCTACGGAGTGGAAGCGTTGCCTAATATTTTGAGGCAAACTTTACTACTCTGCAAACCTATATCTTCTACTGCAGCGGAAGTTTTAAAGGAGTCGTCACTAACTGCAACAGCTAGCACCTTCTTGTTGCAGCACATGGCGACTATACTATCATCCAGCTTCGCTAGTTCTTCAGACTTCTTTCTCGTAACTAGATTCCACACAAAAATCTTACCATCAGAACCACCTGTATACAACATAGATGTAGTAGGATTGAAGCACATGCAATTGACAGGAGAAACTAACTGcatatccttcaaatttaaCCTATGGCACCTAAAGGCAAACTTGctttcattatcatcaaaaaactcAACCGCCACGCGCCCATCCACCGAACTTTGAACATATCCCAAATCTTTAGGGATCAGTCTTATACATCTTGACTGGTATTTCAACCCTGAATCTTTTCGTACTGGCAAACTGCCAATTTCATTCGTATGATACACAAAGATCCCCGCAGTGGTCAGCACCGCAACCTTGTTTTCCGAACAATCTAAAGACAAAACTTTCCCCGACAGATTCTGATGCACTATAACGGAATTCCTTCGTGTATCAAGAACTATAAAACTGCTATCCCACGATCCCACAGTCAGATAATGCCCGTAGCTACCCATAGCCGCAATACCTAACTCGCATGACACGCTGGAAACCGGAACCAGTTTTTCCGACTCCCAATCCACCTCCAATATCTCTCCTTGCACACTTCCCACATAACACTTGCTAAACCCTTGGCACATCGCCACACTGGTTAACGCATATTCGTGGCGCAGCCTTCCGAGTAAACTGTTTTGTTCCCAATCATATAAAGAAACCGTCCCGTCCCAACTCGTCACAATTAACTGGCTCAGCTCATCTCCAACCAAACACATTCCACTAAGGTAGTCCTTACTTATATCGTTCAATTTAATATAGCTCATCGTTCAAATAACTGCGAGCTCATTCAATACCTGGTTCCTCCTTTCTTGTTATATCATGAGATCTACTATCATACTTGTTTCCCTATGTAAGCGAGCTTGATTCTATATAAACAAACGCATACAAAACTGCTATTCGGTCCGCACCGCTTTTTGAGGATTCAACCGCATTCAACACAATTCATATGGAGGTTGTTGATACAGTGGCCAATTTCTTTTGGGAAGATAGGGATAGAAAGGTTAGTATCCGAGAAGGGGATAACAAGAGCACGTCTACGAAGTATAACAACAGGGAGGGTAGTAAGAGCTCGTTTACGTTAGCTATGGATTCACTTTGGGGT
This Eremothecium cymbalariae DBVPG#7215 chromosome 5, complete sequence DNA region includes the following protein-coding sequences:
- the BUB3 gene encoding Bub3p (similar to Ashbya gossypii AEL226W), whose product is MSYIKLNDISKDYLSGMCLVGDELSQLIVTSWDGTVSLYDWEQNSLLGRLRHEYALTSVAMCQGFSKCYVGSVQGEILEVDWESEKLVPVSSVSCELGIAAMGSYGHYLTVGSWDSSFIVLDTRRNSVIVHQNLSGKVLSLDCSENKVAVLTTAGIFVYHTNEIGSLPVRKDSGLKYQSRCIRLIPKDLGYVQSSVDGRVAVEFFDDNESKFAFRCHRLNLKDMQLVSPVNCMCFNPTTSMLYTGGSDGKIFVWNLVTRKKSEELAKLDDSIVAMCCNKKVLAVAVSDDSFKTSAAVEDIGLQSSKVCLKILGNASTP